Genomic window (Onychomys torridus chromosome 5, mOncTor1.1, whole genome shotgun sequence):
atagatagatagatagatagatagatagatagatagatagatagatagaaagatagagaggTAGGGTGTatggacagatggacacacagacagatagagtAGATAGttaggtaagtagatagatagacagataggatAGAATATGTCAGTaggtaaatagatgatagatagaaaaaAGATTCCTATTCCATTCATAGCATCTTTTACCAGTTGGAACTGTATTCCTACATGGGAATAAAAGACAAATGTCAAGAATATTCCTACTTAAAAATGTAGcaaatttttcttaaagttaaACATTTCAaggtaattttgattttataatttagaaaatcaataaaaatgaataatgaaatgaACTAATGTTCtgatggaaaaataataaaagtgtctGAATATAgtacagatatttaaaaaaactaatgaaaacatGGGTAAACTATGGGAAAGATACTTCAACAAATAACTCTTAATCTGAGAAgcaaatattcagaatatataaatgtGGTAAATGGATTGTAAAATGCCCCCTTAATACTTCTAATTTCTGAGGACACACACTTTTGTAACATGAACTTGCAAGTTTTCCCATTATGAGATCATGTCTCTCTTTCATCCCTTGAGGTTTGCCTAGCCTGTAACTTATAATGGCCTAAAGAGCACGAAAATAATGGGCAGTTTTAAGCCTAAAAATGTAAAGTCAAGTATCTAGTCCTAAACTGAGTTTGGAGCACACCCGcaatcccagcttttgggaggctAAGGGCAGAGGACAGTGAGTCTGAGGTTAGCCTAGATTGCAGAGAGACTGCCTGACAAAGAGGTAGGACAAGAAAGAGGGAACAAAAgcattaatttctttgttttaaacttATATATCGAAACTGGCTGACTGGAAAACTATTAGTGGTAACAGTATCTCCTTACTTGAAAATAAAGATAATCAACCCACAGAGTGAatcaatatataaatactatTCTCTATGAGCATcaagaacacacaaaataaatttttaatgtagGCTGAAAAATCACATAGTTTGGCTCCCTCATTTCATGAAATGAATGAAAGGTGTTCATTAATTTAAAGATGAAACCCAGTCAATTTTAATCCTCTACAGCCATGAAACCAGAATGCTATTGTAGAGAAGAAAATGTTCATTCATGCACTTAAAGCACATATGTCAAGGAAATGCCGGGGACAATCACTAGACACAAGAAAATTGGAAGGCTATACAGAAGCCTTCAAGGGAGAAACACTATGCAAGAGCCCCAATGCCCATAGCCTGCTCTTCACCTTCATATTCTCCTTGATCCGCTTCTCATTGAAACTCTTGGCAACAATCACAATCCCACGCTACAGCAAATATTGGAGGGAAATTAAGGCTGGAGTTTGTTTGTGCTTTTTGGCCATAGCACAAAGAACTGGATCTTCCAAAAGATATGGAGCATTCTCATCTATCCTGAAAAGAAAGGAGTATTGACTGCTTATGGTCAAGAACTTGGGATTTCAATACTGAAATTGTTCTGTATGTGTTTTAGATATGATTTAGTTACAATCCTTATTACCAGTTCTTATATCGTTGGGTACCTAGAGCACCATAGGCAACCAGAACAATGTCTTTTGACTTGCAGTAGTCCAGGAGCTTGCTCTGGTTGAGATAAGGATGGCATTCTACCTATATGGACAAGACAGAAAGATGTCAGATTATAGAAAACCTCATATTACCATGAAAAAGAAGTGTTCATAAGTAAAAGAAGTGGAATTGAAAAGTCTGCACTATGTGAAATCTAAATAGAAAGTCTCAACTTCAAGTAATGGTcttcttttaaaaggtaaaaacatCCCTGAGGTGAACTGACTCTGGCCCACTGAACACAGATACATTGAGAAAAGATGAACTATAGATAGGGCAAGGAGAAGAAGCCCACTGAGCCTTGGATTTGAACTGCACCACAAAGCAAGAATTTGGTTAAAGACTCACGAGGGCAGGTATGAAGAACAAAAAGTAAGTTTGTAGGGATTCTGCTAGCGACATTTGGAAATATTTGGGCATCAAAGCAATGAGAGTTGGCAAAGGGATAAAAGAGCTTGCCACACATTCCTGGTGGTCTAAGTTCAATTTCtaggacccacataaaggtggaaggagaaagccaactccacaaggttgtcctctgacctccacatatatacCACAGCATGCCTGCCTATACacacaagagagagggagaaagagaaacagagacagaaagggagacagagagacagacagacatagacagacaacattcatacacatatacacaaagtaaattttttaattgtgttttaaaaaatctccagagagccaagcagtggtggtgtacacctttaatcccaaaacttgggaggcagaagcaagtacatctctgtgagtttgaggccaacctggcctacagagtgagttctgggacagccaaggctacacaaataaaccctacattgaaaaacaaatacacacacacacacacacacacacacacacacacacacacacaaaagaaaaaaaaaaaaaaaaaaaaaaaacaccctccCGGGGAAGAATATGCCAATTGGTTGTACAATGTCACAAGGTcggccctgaaaacatgcatacaaataacaaacatacaaaataagtaagtTGTACTTTGTGTATTGTAttcaggaatatatatgtatatacatataataattaCATagtaataaatacacacagagagaaaacacaagtaTCTGTTCCTAAAATGCTGATTATTACAGTAAACCTTCTCTCAGGTCATTGATAACTATGGAAAAGCAACAAGGTTTACTGCATTATTTAGGAATAGCTGTAGTTCATTTTAACTACTTAATCAAAAAAATTACTTAGAGTATaattcaatgaagaaaaaaacaaacaagtatcttaaaatgaaaaaattaacttCTGAAAAACCCCAGTAATATAGCTAATTCAGGTAAAAAAAAGTATTAGTTGATATTTAAAGTACATTTCAACTATGTGGATATTTGTCTTAAAACATGACCCCCCCCACATAGACAATTATCACCTGACAGGATAGTTATAACTGAAGCAAAAGGAAACATCTGCTTTTAAAAACCGATCTAACTAATaagaagagaggggaagatgagagagagacaaAATTATGTGAATTACATATGATAGGAAGTTATAAGAGACTGCAATGAAATCCAGAGGATTGTTACAGCATACTTTGAGAACTTGCATCctaaaaaactggaaaatctagaagTAGACCAATCCCTAGACTCATATGTCTTACCAAAGTAAGTCACAACATATCAACAACTTGTTGAAATCAGTAATAGCCTTCCAACTAAAACAAATGAGTAGGAACCTAGGCCCAGATGGATTCACTACTAAATTCTACCACACCTTTAAAGACAAGTGTTCAGGCtagctttttgtcaacttgacacaagctagagttatctaggAGGAACAGTATCAGTTGAGAAACGCCCTCTATTAGACTACCTGTAGGCAAATCTATAggccattttctttattaattattgattttGAAGGGCCCAGCTCACGGGAAGACACCACCACTGGGCAAGAGGTCCTGGAGTACATGAGGAAGCAGGATGACCAACccatgggaacaagccagtaagcagtcttcctttgtggtttctgcttcagttcctgcctctgggatcctgcctgagttcctgctctgacttccctcagagaaggactacaagctgtaaaatgaaataaacactttactccccaagtttcttttggtcatggtctttgtCAGAGCAATAGAACAAAGGCAAGGACTAACACCAATGCTCCTCAAATTCttctgtaaaacagaaaaagggtGGGACATTATAAAACTTACCCCACAAAGTCAGAGTTAACCTCATATAAAGGAAGCCAGATGCCCTAGAAATGGActtgggagctgccatgtaggtgctgggaactgaaccagggatCTTTGGAAGAGGAGCtaatgctcttaaacactgagccatctctccagcccctccatggCTCTTTCATTCTTACAGTCTCTAGTCATTCTTCATTATTAGAGAGTGCAGCTTTCCTTGATTACTTTTGCATTTCTAAATTCTTGCATTCACAGAAGCTCTGTGGCCCCCACCCTTTTCCACAAAGACTTTACTAAGCAGAGATACAATCAGCATCCTCTGCTCCATGAAGTTTAGATAAGTAAGAGAAGAGGACTATGGCTAGtagtaaaggaagaaaggaatgaagagcAGAAGAAAACTATGGATACTCACCTGGTTGCACACAGGCTTGTACTTGAGCCCTGGCTTGTTCAGGATCATCTCCAGCTGCCTGCAGTTAAAGTTGGACATCCCGATGGACCTGGCCAACCCTGCATCCTTacacttctccatggcctggGGCAGGGAGAAGGTAGTAAAGAATAATTTATAACAGTGACTGTAGATGGTTATGAATGCAATGTCATGTTGCTAGAAAGAATACTgtcaagaaaggaaaataaaactaacTACATTGTTTtgtaagaagaaagaaaccagTTTTAAATATGGACAGGAGAATGAATAAAGACAGAATGAATGCCTTTGCTCTCCTTAGGAGTCAGAGAGATTATTTCAGATAGTGGAAAATATTTCTCCCAATACTTTTCCAGTAGTCTCTAACATATTCAATTATGCCTTCCTCTCAGCAGCAGCAAAATAACCCTAGTAAAGACCATGGGTTTCTTGATCTGGAGGTGCATATCTGACTCTCACATGTGAAGCTGAGACCTGACTCCCTTTCTTAACTTCCCCTCTGCTCTATTTTCCAAGTACTTACCTCCCATGTGTCACGAAGATCCACTGTGTCAAATAATAACTTCCCATTTTCATCTACTGGATTAAGATCATTTCCTGGCTAGAATAGAAACAGCCATTATAACCATCTCACCAATGTCATGACTTCCCCTATAACAATGCTCCCTAGTATACAGAGGGCTTCTCCATAAATTAGGTAGACCAGCACACCACAGTTTATATTCACAAAAGTCTTTGCATGTGAAGATGTAGGGAATATTTAAGGCAACATGTTTCTTTCGCTCTCTCACATCTATTACATGTGTTAATTCACAACATTTCCCAGATCTCTATGGTATCCTATTTGACTTGCATTACTGTTTAATACCAATGCCATTTCCCCTCAAGAAACATCTGTCTGTCACTGAGAAAGTCAGTAGCTGTATGGTCATGATCCCAGCAAATAAGCAATTGCAGTCTTGACATGATTACAGAACCAGTATTCCCATCACTGTTACTTTCCTTCAACATGTCAAAGGTCAAAGGTTAGACATAGCAGCTAAAAAATGTCCATCAAGGGACTAGGATACAACTTAGCTGGTAGGTAGAGTGTTTGATATAGTATGAacaaggccttaggttcaatccgCAGCACTGCATATATCAAGTATAGTGGTACATGGCTGTAATTACAGATCTCAGGAAAACAGAGATAGAAGGATAAGATGTCAGGGGGATCAGAATTACTCtctaataataattaataattgtttataataaaaattaataatgaatagTTATTAATATCAGAATAACtggattattttctctaaaaatcAACAATAACTAAGTCAGGAAAAAATACTATCAATAATAACAACTATCAGCTGTAGATTCTGGAACATACAGAAACTCCTCAGATGGAAGAGTTCCATTGGCAGCCCTTTCAATGGTAGACAAAATATAGACAAACTAGGAAGTATGACCCATTAATTCTTGGGGATATGGATTCTTTTCAGAACACTGAATTTACTGAGGAATCTATTTTCCAGGTCTTAAAATCAAACATCCTAATGAGCAAATATTTTTCTAACCTTAACCAATGTCTCTCAACATTTTATAACTTACATCTATCATCCTGCGTTTAtttgttaggttttgtttttttattcattcttagtTCAGCATGTCAAAGGCCATACAAAGGGGACTGAATCATAGGGGAGACAGTAGTTaagtgtcattttttttgttgACCAAATAATGTCATGATGGGTAAAATTCCATTATTGCTAGACATGGACTAAGATTTGTTCCATTATAGATTATTTTACAAGTATTAAAACACATACATTTACCAAGTACTGGCCATGTACCAGGCACTACATTAATTCATTTAATCTACTTTTTATCTGTTAGTTGTGTTATTCTTATTGgcatttacagataagaaaataaagtcaTGGATTTAAGGAACTAATCAATAAAAACcagacaattaaaacaaaaagttcaaAACCATTCAGTATGAGTCAGGCCTATTGGTGCACGCCtgccatctcagcactcagaaaattgaaaaaagatAATCAAAATCTTCAATGGAGGCCAACATGTCAGCATGGCTAGGACTCATTCAAAACTAAGAATGTATGATCTGCTAGGGCAGTGCTCTTATCTAGAAAACACCACTTTAttgattaaaatattcttttgctGCCTGCCACCTGCCTAAGTTTGTACAGTTTTCAAGtagtaaaaggaaaataattataaacaaaaacaggGGATGATGACACATATCTACAATCCTAGTatatggaggcaagaggatctggaTTCAATGTTAGCCTTGGCAACGCAgaaggttcaaagccagccccatttttttttaaatattcaagacTAAAGAgattcacttaaaaacaaaaagattaaaagtaaaaagagcCCACAGTTTGACATGAGGATAGACTCAATCAAGTTTATTTTCAAGATTAAGTTTTACACTGGAAGATACAGATAAGGCATTGAATATAAATAACCATGAACCATGAACAAGCCATATTTGCTACCAATGGAAAAGGATGGAACAAAGGAAAAACCTATAAACAGACACATTTCTAAAGACTTTTTCAAATCCATCTATCTTATGTGATTTGAGTTGCTTGTTTTCCACATGAATTATTTTGAGTGGTTTCCATGATACattcattaaatttttatcagtttATCTAAGTCTAAATAAATCATCAATGAAATTAAAGGTCATTCGGACCACTGAAGTAAAATAGGTATGAAGATGTTGATTGCTTACCTTCATTGACACTGGGAAATGAATAAGATAGAGGTCAACATAATCCAACTGAAGCTTTTTCAGTGACTTTTCCAAACAAGGCCGGACCAGTTCTGGCCTGTGACATGTGGAAGGAAGCTGCAAAAGTGATAGAGTGGAAGTTGTGCTACATTAGCACATTGTCCAAATTTGTGGAATTCTTTTACCCAAAATTGAGACTTTTTCAACTGGTCAGAAGCTGGTGACCACAGAGCAAAAATACTCTGTCCAATTTTTAGTTTTCCATTGTCTAATCCATTAATGTCAAGTCTGATACATATTTGGGGTTTATTGGTAAGTCTATGggacaatgaaaagaaattaatactTGTGTGAAAATTGGATATAATAACAGCCATTCTCTGAGTTATATTTCACATGAGTTTACAACAGAGGTTTCTATCTTATCCTTTCATGCATTAGCTTAATGGGGAAAAGTTAATATTCCTATCATTTAcataaatgaaaggaaatattGCTGATACTTTAACACATAGTAGAAAAATACAAGACTCTAGCATTGTTTCATGAAATACTCAGGAAGCAAAATTTTATTCTTCTCATTTCACTGATGAAAGTGAAAAATGAATGTTAAGAACCTTAAGAAATATTGGTTACCCAAGAGATAAGATATGAGATGAGATAGGTCACCCAGGAAGCCTTAGTCTTATAATAGTTCTGTCCAAGTTAAATCACACTATTTTGAGATAAGAatcaaaatcacaaaataatttttacccTAAAGTTACAAATTCAAACATAAAGGTGAGGAGAGATTCACCAGCTTCCTCTGTTTTCAACACTGgttaaatatatgtaattaaagAGTAGACTAATATGCCTAATTCGACCACTGATCAAATTATACAAACATCAACACACCAATTTCATTCATTTGCACATCAGCATACCATATATGCACAATACCTTTGAAGTGTAGAATATATCTTCTCTCTTCACAGTGCCATCAGCAATCTTGCTTCGGAGGGCCAGCCCTACTTCTTCCTCATTTTGGTACAAATAAGCTGCATCAATATGGCGAAATCCAGCATCTATAGCTATTTTGGTGGCTGCTGTAGCCATACTCTTAGGAACCTAGAAGAGCAACCAGAAGGAGTATTTTGAGAGCTGTGTATTACTGTAATTAATGGGACAATTCCCAcgtaatttatctggtaatcaagagagaTTTATTCTGGGATAACTTACAGTCAATAGGGATTGGTTACAGATCCAGGAAAGATAAGGTACCATCCAGGGGAGAATTCTGGCTTGGTATCccatccagcttccaggaccATGAGGTATCCAGAAGAGCCAAACACATATGCACCTCAAGTCTTAAAGAGCTCCCTCTCAACCATGCCCCTTAAGTAACAGTGGTTGTTATTTATATAATGAGGTTATAAAGTAAAGGGAGCCCAAGACAATGTACATagcaagaagaagagaggaaacaaTGTTGGAAGTCTCTCCTGGAGAAGTCACATAGAACACACTAAATTCCCCTCATGTTGTACCTAGACAACACAAGTACACATTGTTTGTAGGAAATCTGTTGAGAGACTCAATTCCTAATTATTTAGCTGAGAATTTAAATAAACATCCTCTTTCAGCACACTCTGAAATTTCACTCTCCCAAAGGAAAGCAGAACTCCATAAACTCTGCTCTTTGTGCAGTTAAAAGAACATGGCCATTCTTCTCTATTATCAAATGATGAAATTAAGGTTGCCTACTATCAGCCAGAATCTAGTTTAGAAATAGACACTTTAACACATAGCAGGATGCTGTCTTAACTCATCCCCCAGCCATCCTATCTGCATGACTGAAGAAAATTCTAGCATAAAAATATATACTGCTGGGATAGAGATTTAATCATCAGAATTACTTTTATGATATATAAAAGGAAGTATTAAAGTAACTTTGCCTTGATGCTCAGAGGAGACTTTGAATTTGGGCATTTGCTGGGGCTGTTGAGATTTGAGGGTCTCTTTAAAATGGATTAAATGAACTTGTGGTACTACATAGACACAACCCTTTGGGAATCAGGCACAGAATGTTATAGTTTTAATCTTAATTGTCCCCTGATGTATCAAGTGATTGAAACATGAGGACTTTAACCTCACTTGTCATCAGTCAGTTCATTAGTGAATTTATAATTTGATGATAGTATTGGGAAATGGTACAAATGAGGAGGGACAACTCGCTGTCACTATAATGAGGAGGTTGGCTAACATTAGACATATCATGGAGTTTGAAGTGATATTTTGACCAATGCACATCTTATGCACCAATCAAATTAGTGCAACTGGCATTTCCCTCTTCTTCATATTTCATTTAGGATCTTTGAGCTACTCTCCTCCAGATATTAATAAAATAGAACTAGACCTGGCAGcacaggttgaggcaggagattcCTGAGTTCAAGGACTGACTAaccaacacagtgagaccttttctcaaaatgtAGGGCTTTTTGTTAAGCCTGGAGATGTGTAGAATAACTTTACATGATAGAATATTTGCAGAGCATGTCCAAGGGCTTAGGTTCAATCCCCTTTTCAGAAATATATATCACTGTAAAATATAGTCATCATTCTATTGACATGCCAGAACTTAGTCCTTATCTATGTTTTGATACCTATGCCAAATTTAATAATCACTATTCTACATTTAAGTCAAAAATGTAGCTTTCATACATGtggtatttgtatttttgtgtgtgtgtaaattttttaaatgtcctcCAATTCATGTActtta
Coding sequences:
- the LOC118583537 gene encoding aldo-keto reductase family 1 member C1 homolog, whose product is MIKLVSHSCSISSCYSVPSDGRKIEAECATMNPKHCAELSDGHHIPVLGFGTFAPEEVPKSMATAATKIAIDAGFRHIDAAYLYQNEEEVGLALRSKIADGTVKREDIFYTSKLPSTCHRPELVRPCLEKSLKKLQLDYVDLYLIHFPVSMKPGNDLNPVDENGKLLFDTVDLRDTWEAMEKCKDAGLARSIGMSNFNCRQLEMILNKPGLKYKPVCNQVECHPYLNQSKLLDYCKSKDIVLVAYGALGTQRYKNWIDENAPYLLEDPVLCAMAKKHKQTPALISLQYLL